The following proteins are encoded in a genomic region of Peromyscus eremicus chromosome 14, PerEre_H2_v1, whole genome shotgun sequence:
- the Zfyve21 gene encoding zinc finger FYVE domain-containing protein 21 isoform X7, whose translation MGTWADSPIHCPRCMQCDAKFDFITRKHHCRRCGKCFCDRCCSQKVPLRRMCFVDPVRQCAECALVSHREAEFYDKQLKVLLSGATFLVTFGDSEKPETMVCRLSNNQRCLILDGDSHHEIEIAHVCTVQILTEGFTPGVEKDIHTYTSLLGSLPASEAGTTRATGMFLQYTVPGAEAATQLRLMAGEDANGSKRQAAAWLAAMHKATKLLYESRDQ comes from the exons ATGGGCACCTGGGCAGATAGCCCTATACAT TGTCCAAGATGTATGCAGTGTGATGCCAAATTTGACTTTATCACCAGAAAG CACCACTGCCGCCGCTGTGGGAAATGCTTCTGCGACAGGTGCTGCAGCCAGAAGGTGCCGCTCCGGCGCATGTGCTTCGTGGACCCAGTGCGCCAGTGTGCCGAATGTGCCCTGGTGTCTCACCGCGAGGCCGAGTTTTATGACAAGCAGCTCAAGGTGCTCCTAAGTG GAGCTACCTTCCTTGTTACTTTTGGGGACTCAGAGAAGCCTGAGACCATGGTTTGTCGTCTTTCCAACAATCAGAG ATGCTTGATTCTGGATGGGGACAGCCATCATGAAATTGAGATTGCACATGTCTGTACCGTGCAGATTCTCACAGAAGGCTTCACTCCTGGAG TAGAAAAAGACATTCACACTTACACCAGCCTCCTGGGGagcctgcctgcctctgaag cagggACCACGCGAGCCACAGGGATGTTCCTGCAGTACACAGTGCCAGGGGCAGAGGCTGCAACACAGCTGAGGCTGATGGCTGGAGAGGATGCAAATGGCAGCAAGAGGCAGGCAGCGGCATGGCTGGCAGCCATGCACAAG GCTACCAAGCTCCTCTATGAATCACGAGACCAGTAA
- the Zfyve21 gene encoding zinc finger FYVE domain-containing protein 21 isoform X8, whose translation MQCDAKFDFITRKHHCRRCGKCFCDRCCSQKVPLRRMCFVDPVRQCAECALVSHREAEFYDKQLKVLLSGATFLVTFGDSEKPETMVCRLSNNQRCLILDGDSHHEIEIAHVCTVQILTEGFTPGVEKDIHTYTSLLGSLPASEAGTTRATGMFLQYTVPGAEAATQLRLMAGEDANGSKRQAAAWLAAMHKATKLLYESRDQ comes from the exons ATGCAGTGTGATGCCAAATTTGACTTTATCACCAGAAAG CACCACTGCCGCCGCTGTGGGAAATGCTTCTGCGACAGGTGCTGCAGCCAGAAGGTGCCGCTCCGGCGCATGTGCTTCGTGGACCCAGTGCGCCAGTGTGCCGAATGTGCCCTGGTGTCTCACCGCGAGGCCGAGTTTTATGACAAGCAGCTCAAGGTGCTCCTAAGTG GAGCTACCTTCCTTGTTACTTTTGGGGACTCAGAGAAGCCTGAGACCATGGTTTGTCGTCTTTCCAACAATCAGAG ATGCTTGATTCTGGATGGGGACAGCCATCATGAAATTGAGATTGCACATGTCTGTACCGTGCAGATTCTCACAGAAGGCTTCACTCCTGGAG TAGAAAAAGACATTCACACTTACACCAGCCTCCTGGGGagcctgcctgcctctgaag cagggACCACGCGAGCCACAGGGATGTTCCTGCAGTACACAGTGCCAGGGGCAGAGGCTGCAACACAGCTGAGGCTGATGGCTGGAGAGGATGCAAATGGCAGCAAGAGGCAGGCAGCGGCATGGCTGGCAGCCATGCACAAG GCTACCAAGCTCCTCTATGAATCACGAGACCAGTAA